From one Thalassospira lucentensis genomic stretch:
- a CDS encoding GntR family transcriptional regulator, whose product MASKQKDKVISGDSSEPGKTGSGGGKNLNELAYNKLEELIVTCELKPGSYLRIQDLQTATGISRTPVHQAVTRLSADTLMIIQPRQGIQIAPIDLTRTHLLLRLRRDMERFVVSLASARASTSHRSQMRHLIGLLTTHRDKMTIVEFNEFDRRIDQMMLAACGEPFLEYTLRPLHTIFRRLGWIYHTQTVDGVSLDVTIDSHLDVLNAVVEGEKDAALIASDKLIEFVDAMFPVLENSIAPSIFDVTQDFDPF is encoded by the coding sequence ATGGCGTCGAAACAGAAAGATAAGGTCATTTCGGGCGATTCTTCCGAGCCGGGAAAAACGGGATCGGGCGGGGGCAAAAACCTGAACGAGCTTGCCTATAACAAGCTTGAAGAACTTATCGTGACCTGTGAATTGAAGCCGGGCAGTTATCTGCGCATACAGGATTTGCAAACCGCAACCGGTATCAGCCGCACGCCGGTTCATCAGGCGGTCACGCGCCTGTCAGCCGATACCCTTATGATCATTCAGCCCCGCCAGGGCATCCAGATTGCGCCGATTGACCTGACACGCACCCATTTGCTGTTGCGGCTGCGGCGCGATATGGAAAGGTTTGTTGTTTCTTTGGCGAGTGCGCGGGCGAGTACGTCACACAGAAGTCAGATGCGCCATCTGATCGGGCTTTTGACAACGCATCGCGACAAGATGACGATTGTCGAGTTCAACGAATTCGATCGCCGGATTGATCAGATGATGCTGGCAGCCTGCGGCGAGCCGTTTCTTGAATATACGTTGCGTCCCCTGCACACGATTTTCCGCCGTCTGGGATGGATTTATCATACGCAGACGGTTGATGGGGTGTCGCTTGACGTGACCATCGACAGCCATCTCGATGTGCTGAATGCGGTTGTCGAGGGGGAAAAGGATGCGGCACTGATTGCGTCGGACAAGCTGATCGAGTTTGTGGATGCGATGTTCCCGGTTCTTGAAAACAGTATCGCACCGAGCATTTTTGACGTGACGCAGGACTTTGATCCATTTTGA
- a CDS encoding 2-hydroxyacid dehydrogenase, which yields MKVVFHGANASTFHPGFAELLDAAHELVLLPDHLGREADREAYATADVIIGIRFDDSFPSPRNLKLYQVPGAGYDGIRVPDLPVDADLCNCFGHEIAIAEYAMCALLSRHVPLADADARLRKGDWKYWAGGPSGMRTELGSTTIGILGYGHIGKAIAQRAKAFGMNVHVANRSRPEDQSQIDAFHAIDDFREMLAHVDVVVNTLPLAANTTGLVDGKAFASMKPTAVFMNVGRGGVVDEEALFGALKDGLIAHAFIDTWYQYPSGPDAVTYPSRLPFHELGNVTMTPHMSGWTHGTIERRRNVMADNVNRIRQGLAPVNRIAK from the coding sequence GTGAAGGTCGTGTTCCATGGGGCGAATGCCTCGACTTTTCATCCCGGTTTTGCCGAATTGCTTGATGCGGCGCATGAGCTTGTTCTGTTGCCCGATCATCTTGGCCGTGAGGCGGATCGCGAAGCCTATGCCACGGCAGATGTCATTATCGGCATCAGGTTTGATGACAGTTTTCCATCGCCGCGTAACCTGAAGCTTTATCAGGTGCCAGGTGCGGGCTATGACGGCATCCGTGTTCCGGATCTGCCGGTGGATGCCGATCTTTGCAATTGTTTCGGGCACGAGATTGCGATTGCGGAATATGCGATGTGTGCGTTGCTGTCACGTCATGTTCCGCTTGCGGATGCCGACGCGCGTTTGCGCAAAGGGGACTGGAAATATTGGGCGGGTGGTCCGTCTGGCATGAGAACGGAGCTTGGCAGTACCACAATCGGTATTCTGGGTTACGGGCATATCGGCAAGGCGATTGCCCAACGCGCCAAGGCGTTTGGCATGAATGTGCATGTTGCCAACCGTTCCCGCCCCGAGGACCAGAGCCAGATCGATGCGTTTCATGCCATTGATGATTTCAGGGAAATGCTGGCGCATGTGGATGTTGTCGTAAATACGCTGCCGCTGGCGGCCAACACGACCGGCCTTGTTGATGGCAAGGCGTTTGCCAGCATGAAGCCGACTGCGGTTTTCATGAATGTCGGCCGCGGTGGCGTGGTTGATGAAGAGGCGCTGTTTGGGGCGTTAAAAGACGGCCTGATCGCACATGCCTTTATTGATACATGGTACCAGTATCCGAGCGGACCGGACGCGGTGACCTATCCCTCGCGCCTGCCGTTTCATGAGCTCGGTAACGTTACAATGACGCCCCATATGTCGGGCTGGACGCATGGCACGATTGAACGGCGCAGAAATGTCATGGCAGATAACGTCAACCGTATCCGTCAGGGATTGGCGCCGGTCAATCGGATTGCAAAATAA
- a CDS encoding cell division protein FtsQ/DivIB — MYSTPPSTLEEQARERREKLEQQHSVGANLKKLVRVFWWSSLTALLIAGPFALWYTGKAEKWYAVAEVEAIRLSAEFGMTVKNIEVRGREKTDPEALLAAIGQKPGTPIVTFDVDAARERIEQLSWVRDAIVERRLPNTLIVSISERQPVALWQTDHGHTVIDADGAQLQDYELGDYLDLPVVVGADAPEHASEMLTTLKSIPRLFDMVSGAQRIGNRRWNIQLANGMFIRLPEENMDKAWARLDQLDQEHHILSRDVLIVDLRLPDRTFVRLTPGAAEQRRNPPKKGNAA, encoded by the coding sequence ATGTATAGCACCCCGCCCAGCACCCTCGAAGAACAGGCCCGCGAACGCCGCGAGAAGCTTGAACAGCAGCACAGTGTTGGCGCCAACCTGAAAAAACTGGTGCGTGTTTTCTGGTGGTCGAGCCTCACGGCCCTGCTGATCGCCGGGCCCTTTGCGCTGTGGTATACCGGCAAGGCCGAAAAATGGTATGCGGTCGCCGAGGTCGAGGCGATCCGCCTTTCCGCCGAATTTGGCATGACGGTGAAAAATATCGAAGTCCGCGGTCGCGAAAAAACCGACCCCGAAGCCCTTCTTGCCGCCATCGGCCAGAAGCCCGGCACCCCGATTGTCACCTTTGATGTCGATGCCGCGCGCGAACGCATCGAACAGCTTTCCTGGGTGCGCGATGCAATTGTCGAACGCCGCCTGCCCAACACCCTGATCGTCTCGATCTCCGAACGCCAGCCGGTCGCCCTGTGGCAGACCGATCATGGCCATACCGTGATCGATGCCGATGGCGCGCAGCTTCAGGATTACGAACTGGGTGATTATCTTGACCTGCCGGTCGTGGTCGGCGCCGACGCCCCCGAACATGCCAGCGAAATGCTGACCACGCTTAAATCCATCCCGCGCCTGTTTGACATGGTCAGCGGCGCACAGCGCATCGGCAACCGCCGCTGGAACATCCAGCTTGCCAACGGCATGTTCATCCGCCTGCCCGAGGAAAACATGGACAAGGCCTGGGCACGCCTCGATCAGCTTGATCAAGAACACCACATCCTGTCACGCGACGTCCTGATCGTCGATCTCCGCCTGCCCGACCGCACCTTTGTCCGCCTGACACCGGGGGCGGCTGAGCAACGCCGCAACCCGCCAAAGAAGGGTAATGCGGCCTAG